Proteins from one Paenibacillus amylolyticus genomic window:
- the rbsD gene encoding D-ribose pyranase — MKRTGMLNSHISKILSDLGHTDMIAIADAGLPVPDGVVKIDLALKLGTPRFHEVVEVIAEDMVIEKVIVANEIREGNPGAMQFITEKFGEEVIDASVSHEQFKALTRQVKAVIRTGEATPYANCILQSGVHFG, encoded by the coding sequence ATGAAAAGAACGGGCATGTTGAATAGTCACATCTCCAAGATTCTGTCTGACCTGGGCCATACGGACATGATTGCGATTGCGGATGCAGGTCTACCGGTACCTGACGGGGTAGTCAAAATCGATCTGGCCCTCAAACTGGGAACACCACGTTTTCACGAGGTGGTCGAGGTGATTGCAGAAGATATGGTCATCGAGAAAGTGATTGTGGCGAATGAAATTCGTGAAGGCAATCCCGGAGCTATGCAATTCATTACGGAGAAGTTCGGGGAAGAAGTCATCGATGCTTCCGTCAGCCACGAACAATTCAAAGCGTTAACTAGGCAGGTGAAGGCAGTCATCCGCACAGGTGAAGCGACACCGTATGCCAATTGCATTTTACAATCGGGAGTCCATTTCGGTTAA
- a CDS encoding LacI family DNA-binding transcriptional regulator: MTTIKDVAQRAGVSVATVSRVINDRGYVHADTRKKVEDAVKALHFSPNEVARSLYKRKSKLIGLLLPDIANPYFPQLARGVEDGMQEQDYRLIFGNSDEDERKEQDYIQTFIQNNVVGVISSTNYPQSSIYEKLKIPVVFLDRTSMDRPSVYADGREGGRLAAREIIQRGSRRITVMQGPSQIRPAQDRFEGAIEVIRDAGLDYQVIQTTSFSINEASAGAEELFRKYADTDGVIASNDIAAMAVLHEAARIGRKIPDDVQVIGFDDIPMSSLLSPALSTIHQPAYEMGREAAGLLIQLVEQAAVENKNIQLPVSFIERGTTRKVRLDG, translated from the coding sequence ATGACAACAATTAAAGATGTAGCTCAACGAGCGGGCGTATCCGTTGCCACCGTATCCAGAGTCATTAATGACAGAGGTTATGTTCATGCGGACACACGCAAGAAAGTGGAAGATGCTGTGAAGGCGCTTCACTTCTCACCTAATGAGGTGGCCCGTTCATTATATAAGCGCAAGTCCAAACTGATTGGCCTATTGTTGCCGGATATTGCGAACCCTTACTTCCCGCAGTTGGCTCGCGGTGTAGAGGACGGGATGCAGGAACAGGATTACAGACTGATATTTGGAAATAGTGATGAGGATGAACGGAAGGAGCAGGATTACATCCAGACGTTTATCCAGAACAATGTGGTCGGTGTGATCTCTTCAACGAACTATCCTCAATCTTCAATATACGAAAAACTGAAAATTCCCGTGGTGTTTCTGGATAGAACATCAATGGATCGTCCATCCGTGTATGCGGACGGCAGAGAAGGTGGAAGACTAGCGGCGAGGGAGATTATCCAACGCGGCAGTCGCCGGATCACAGTTATGCAAGGACCGTCTCAGATCAGACCCGCACAGGACCGCTTTGAAGGGGCGATTGAAGTTATCCGGGATGCTGGGTTAGACTATCAGGTAATCCAGACGACCTCATTTTCAATTAATGAGGCAAGCGCAGGGGCTGAGGAACTATTCAGGAAGTATGCCGACACAGATGGGGTCATTGCCAGCAATGACATCGCAGCCATGGCGGTATTGCATGAGGCAGCACGAATCGGAAGGAAAATTCCTGATGATGTACAAGTGATTGGTTTCGATGATATTCCGATGAGCAGCCTGTTGTCACCAGCATTGTCCACCATCCATCAGCCAGCTTACGAGATGGGAAGAGAAGCGGCGGGATTACTTATACAGCTTGTGGAACAAGCTGCAGTAGAGAATAAAAACATACAGTTGCCCGTTAGTTTCATCGAACGGGGCACGACAAGAAAGGTGAGATTAGATGGCTAA
- the rbsK gene encoding ribokinase translates to MAKICVIGSSSMDLVVTSSRRPGAGETVLGDSFKTVPGGKGANQAVAAARLGAEVAMIGRVGDDVFGKDILENFRANDVNTQNVKPVTHMESGTAHIILAEGDNSIVVVEAANREVTPAYVDDAADVIRDADIVLIQQEIPEETVVHVSALCAEFGTPLLLNPAPARTLPREVIDNAAYITPNEHEAEILFQGMSPAEALRQYPNKLFITEGSKGVRYFDGTEEVLVPTYQVEVVDTTGAGDTFNAAFAVALAEGKPLQESIRFANRAASLSVTKFGAQGGMPTRDEVEESL, encoded by the coding sequence ATGGCTAAAATATGTGTAATAGGAAGCAGTTCAATGGATCTGGTTGTTACTTCGTCAAGACGGCCGGGGGCGGGTGAAACCGTTCTTGGCGACAGCTTCAAAACGGTCCCTGGCGGCAAGGGAGCCAATCAGGCAGTTGCTGCTGCAAGACTTGGCGCTGAGGTTGCGATGATTGGCCGGGTAGGCGACGATGTTTTTGGCAAAGATATTTTAGAGAACTTCAGAGCAAATGATGTTAATACGCAAAATGTGAAACCGGTTACACATATGGAAAGTGGAACAGCTCATATCATTCTGGCGGAAGGTGATAATAGTATCGTAGTGGTTGAAGCGGCGAATCGTGAAGTTACGCCTGCATATGTAGATGATGCGGCTGATGTGATCCGTGATGCAGATATCGTACTCATTCAGCAGGAAATTCCGGAGGAAACCGTTGTTCATGTAAGTGCATTGTGTGCAGAGTTCGGAACCCCATTACTGCTTAATCCCGCTCCGGCAAGAACATTGCCGCGAGAAGTCATTGACAATGCTGCTTATATCACGCCGAACGAACATGAAGCGGAGATTCTGTTTCAGGGCATGAGTCCGGCAGAAGCATTACGTCAGTATCCTAACAAATTGTTCATCACAGAGGGTAGCAAAGGGGTTCGTTATTTTGATGGCACAGAGGAAGTGCTTGTCCCAACTTATCAAGTGGAGGTTGTTGATACTACCGGTGCAGGGGATACGTTCAACGCCGCATTTGCAGTTGCTTTGGCTGAAGGCAAACCGTTACAAGAAAGTATCCGCTTCGCCAATCGGGCTGCATCGTTGTCTGTCACCAAGTTCGGAGCACAGGGCGGCATGCCGACGCGTGATGAAGTGGAGGAGAGCTTGTAA
- a CDS encoding DMT family transporter produces MTDRNTLENQKPSKFSDPIFVMLVASLCCLLWGSAYPSIKLGYIAFNILPEDIASKYVFAGYRFTLAGLLLLLLSRVVRKQKLQLSKPQWTSLIMLGVLQTGLQYMFFYVGVANTTGVKGSIMNATTTFFSVVLAHFIYKNDKLSRNKIVGCLLGFVGVIIVNFHTDLLAFSFSFTGEGFVIIAALVFPLQPFTQNVSRLRSMF; encoded by the coding sequence GTGACAGACAGAAATACCCTTGAAAATCAAAAACCGAGTAAATTTAGTGATCCCATTTTTGTCATGCTCGTTGCAAGCCTCTGTTGCTTGTTATGGGGAAGTGCGTATCCATCCATCAAACTTGGATATATCGCATTTAACATCCTGCCCGAAGATATTGCGTCCAAATACGTATTTGCCGGATACCGATTTACCTTGGCGGGTTTGCTGCTCTTGCTTCTTTCACGTGTCGTTAGAAAACAGAAGCTGCAATTGTCCAAGCCTCAGTGGACAAGTCTCATTATGTTAGGTGTGTTGCAAACCGGTTTGCAATATATGTTTTTCTACGTTGGCGTAGCCAATACAACGGGTGTCAAAGGCTCCATTATGAATGCAACGACGACCTTTTTCAGTGTCGTTCTGGCCCATTTCATCTATAAGAACGACAAATTAAGCAGAAATAAAATCGTTGGCTGCCTGCTTGGATTCGTTGGTGTAATCATCGTAAACTTCCATACGGATCTGCTTGCTTTCTCCTTCTCATTCACAGGCGAAGGGTTCGTGATTATAGCTGCGCTTGTTTTTCCATTACAGCCCTTTACGCAAAACGTCTCACGGCTACGATCGATGTTCTGA